Proteins encoded in a region of the Streptomyces sp. PCS3-D2 genome:
- a CDS encoding zinc-dependent metalloprotease, whose translation MTSISGAEMVDWNLAVATATRLVRPGPEVTRDEARAVVAELRGHARTSERHVREFTRMIPDGAAVPDTPVLVVDRAGWVKANVAGFRELLMPLLGKMQDRRAAAPGGAVLGAVGGKVTGVELGMLLSFLASRVLGQYETFAPVSRDLPASAAGGRLLLVAPNIVHVERELEVAPHDFRLWVCLHEETHRTQFTAVPWLRAHLEGEIQTFLGATDVDPMTVLERIREAAQSFAGARPDAERGDEGRSLVELVQTPEQREILGRLTAVMSLLEGHADFVMDGVGPQVVPSVAEIREKFQQRRASGAGRLDAALRKLLGLDAKLRQYRDGERFVRAVVGQVGMDGFNRVWTSPNTLPTKAEIDRPADWVARVHGKGGETGGETGGEDREG comes from the coding sequence ATGACGAGCATCAGTGGTGCGGAGATGGTCGACTGGAACCTCGCGGTCGCGACCGCGACCCGGCTGGTACGGCCCGGCCCGGAGGTCACCCGGGACGAGGCACGGGCCGTCGTCGCCGAGCTGCGCGGGCACGCCAGGACCTCGGAACGGCACGTACGCGAGTTCACCCGGATGATCCCGGACGGCGCCGCCGTCCCCGACACCCCCGTCCTGGTCGTCGACCGGGCCGGCTGGGTCAAGGCCAACGTCGCCGGATTCCGGGAGCTGCTCATGCCGCTCCTCGGCAAGATGCAGGACCGCCGCGCGGCCGCCCCCGGCGGAGCCGTGCTCGGGGCCGTCGGCGGCAAGGTCACCGGCGTCGAGCTGGGCATGCTGCTCAGCTTCCTGGCCTCTCGGGTCCTGGGGCAGTACGAGACCTTCGCGCCCGTCTCCCGCGACCTGCCGGCCTCCGCGGCGGGCGGCCGGCTGCTGCTCGTCGCCCCGAACATCGTGCACGTCGAGCGCGAGCTGGAGGTGGCCCCGCACGACTTCCGGCTCTGGGTCTGCCTGCACGAGGAGACGCACCGTACCCAGTTCACGGCCGTCCCGTGGCTGCGGGCCCACCTCGAAGGCGAGATCCAGACGTTTCTCGGCGCCACCGACGTGGACCCGATGACCGTCCTCGAACGCATCCGGGAGGCCGCCCAGTCCTTCGCCGGCGCCCGCCCCGACGCCGAGCGCGGAGACGAGGGCCGCTCCCTCGTCGAGCTCGTGCAGACCCCCGAGCAGCGCGAGATCCTCGGCCGCCTCACCGCCGTCATGTCCCTGCTGGAGGGCCACGCCGACTTCGTCATGGACGGCGTCGGCCCCCAGGTGGTGCCCTCGGTCGCCGAGATCCGGGAGAAGTTCCAGCAGCGCCGCGCCAGCGGAGCGGGTCGGCTCGACGCCGCCCTGCGCAAGCTGCTCGGCCTCGACGCCAAGCTGCGCCAGTACCGCGACGGCGAGCGCTTCGTGCGTGCCGTCGTCGGCCAGGTGGGCATGGACGGCTTCAACCGGGTCTGGACCTCACCGAACACGCTGCCCACCAAGGCGGAGATCGACCGGCCCGCGGACTGGGTGGCCAGGGTCCACGGCAAGGGGGGCGAGACGGGAGGGGAGACCGGCGGGGAGGACCGGGAGGGCTGA
- the dacB gene encoding D-alanyl-D-alanine carboxypeptidase/D-alanyl-D-alanine-endopeptidase, with product MPLVKTWQLTAGAAVAGLALSVAAVTAAGPWDSGQRKAERDAAASWSRTGGADHGGAAGAERLPQAAPSAPGVLAAVGPGVPQGQAAAAAPAGTLAARLGPLLADPALGTVRTASVVDTATGQVLYESGARTAMTPASTVKIATAAAVLAALGPEHRIRTTVVPGAAPGQIVLVGGGDPSLTAKRKNPAGAGGSLVVLAADAAQALKAAGTDTVTLGYDDSLYSGPVRHPIGVNPNIAPVTALAADEGRPDDSVSGPVDRTDDPAGAAARAFGALLAERGITVTGEPARARPAAGVQPLAVTRSAPVAGLVERMLTNSDNDIAEALARQTALASGRPASFEGAEKAVTERLAALGIDTSGSRFADGSGLSRADKVSASLLTGLLTKAADPQHPELRPVLTGLPVAGFTGTLRARNAGTSPAAGLVRAKTGTLTGVNSLSGTVVDPAGRLLAFAFLTANSPGPQGAEKGLDKLAAAVAGAP from the coding sequence ATGCCATTGGTCAAGACGTGGCAGCTCACCGCGGGTGCGGCCGTCGCCGGCCTCGCCCTGTCGGTGGCAGCCGTGACCGCCGCCGGTCCGTGGGACTCCGGCCAGCGTAAGGCCGAGCGGGACGCGGCTGCCTCCTGGAGCCGCACGGGTGGTGCAGATCACGGTGGCGCGGCCGGCGCCGAGCGCCTTCCGCAGGCCGCGCCCAGTGCCCCCGGGGTCCTGGCCGCCGTCGGGCCCGGCGTTCCGCAGGGGCAGGCCGCCGCGGCCGCACCGGCCGGCACACTGGCCGCCAGGCTGGGCCCGCTGCTGGCCGATCCGGCCCTCGGCACCGTCCGTACCGCCTCCGTCGTGGACACCGCCACCGGACAGGTGCTCTACGAGTCCGGGGCGCGGACCGCGATGACGCCCGCCTCCACCGTCAAGATCGCCACCGCGGCCGCCGTCCTGGCCGCGCTCGGGCCCGAGCACCGGATCAGGACCACCGTCGTGCCCGGCGCCGCCCCCGGCCAGATCGTCCTCGTCGGCGGCGGCGACCCCTCCCTCACCGCGAAGCGGAAGAACCCCGCCGGTGCCGGCGGCAGTCTCGTCGTCCTCGCCGCCGACGCCGCGCAGGCGCTCAAGGCCGCCGGCACCGACACCGTGACCCTCGGGTACGACGACAGCCTCTACAGCGGCCCCGTCCGGCACCCGATCGGCGTCAACCCCAACATCGCCCCGGTGACCGCACTGGCGGCCGACGAGGGCCGCCCCGACGACTCCGTCTCCGGGCCCGTGGACCGCACCGACGACCCGGCCGGTGCCGCCGCCCGCGCCTTCGGCGCCCTGCTGGCGGAGCGCGGCATCACGGTCACCGGGGAACCCGCCCGGGCCAGGCCGGCGGCCGGTGTCCAGCCGCTGGCCGTCACCCGGTCCGCCCCGGTGGCCGGCCTCGTCGAGCGGATGCTGACCAACAGCGACAACGACATCGCCGAGGCCCTCGCCCGGCAGACCGCCCTCGCCTCCGGCCGGCCCGCCAGCTTCGAGGGGGCCGAGAAGGCCGTCACCGAACGGCTCGCCGCCCTCGGCATCGACACGAGCGGCTCCCGCTTCGCCGACGGCAGCGGACTGAGCCGCGCCGACAAGGTCAGCGCAAGCCTGCTGACCGGCCTGCTCACCAAGGCCGCCGACCCGCAGCACCCCGAGCTGCGGCCCGTCCTCACCGGGCTGCCCGTCGCCGGATTCACCGGGACCCTGCGCGCCCGCAACGCGGGCACCTCCCCGGCGGCCGGCCTGGTCCGCGCCAAGACCGGCACCCTCACCGGAGTGAACTCCCTGTCCGGCACCGTGGTCGACCCCGCCGGCAGGCTCCTCGCCTTCGCCTTCCTCACGGCGAACAGCCCCGGCCCCCAGGGTGCCGAGAAGGGCCTCGACAAGCTGGCCGCAGCTGTCGCGGGCGCTCCGTAA
- a CDS encoding inorganic diphosphatase, whose translation MEFDVTIEIPKGSRNKYEVDHETGRIRLDRRLFTSTSYPADYGFVENTLGEDGDPLDALVILDEPTFPGCLIKCRAIGMFRMTDEAGGDDKLLCVPASDPRVEHLRDIHHVSEFDRLEIQHFFEVYKDLEPGKSVEGANWVGRAEAEAEIEASYKRLEAQGGHH comes from the coding sequence GTGGAGTTCGACGTCACCATCGAGATCCCCAAGGGTTCGCGGAACAAGTACGAGGTGGACCACGAGACCGGCCGGATCCGTCTGGACCGTCGCCTCTTCACCTCGACCAGCTACCCGGCCGACTACGGCTTCGTCGAGAACACCCTCGGTGAGGACGGCGACCCGCTGGACGCGCTGGTCATCCTCGACGAGCCGACCTTCCCGGGCTGCCTGATCAAGTGCCGCGCCATCGGCATGTTCCGCATGACGGACGAGGCGGGCGGCGACGACAAGCTGCTCTGCGTGCCGGCCTCCGACCCGCGCGTCGAGCACCTGCGCGACATCCACCACGTGTCCGAGTTCGACCGCCTGGAGATCCAGCACTTCTTCGAGGTCTACAAGGACCTGGAGCCGGGCAAGTCGGTCGAGGGCGCGAACTGGGTCGGCCGCGCCGAGGCCGAGGCCGAGATCGAGGCCTCGTACAAGCGCCTGGAGGCGCAGGGCGGCCACCACTGA
- a CDS encoding threonine/serine exporter ThrE family protein — translation MAEADGAEDRKPQSDEAHSAFTPPPGMEPDTADDDQPTSEFVRPPNTGPAPPEPEGSAFAAPATYSAAQSPPAYTPGQGFPAVRLKESPWQDRMRTMLRMPVDVRPVPDLVQRPSEAGPAVGRVLDLTLRIGELLLSGGEGSEDVEAAMFAVARSYGLDRCEPTVTFTMLSITHQPSLVDDPVSASRTVRRRGTDYTRLAAVFRLVADISSPDTDITLEEAYRRLAEIRRNRHPYPTWVLTAAAGLLAGAASVLVGGRVLVFCAAALGAVLGDRLAWLCAGRGLPEFYQFVAAAMPPAAFGVALKLAEIEDIKASAVITGGLFALLPGRALVAAVQDGLTGFYITAAARLLEVMYLFIGIIMGVLVVLYLGLQLGASPKPEEVLQITERPLIQIAASMVLVFTFAILLQQERSTVWIVTLNGGVAWVTFGALHYAGGIPPVPATAVAAGLVGLFGQLFSRYRFASALPYVTAAIGPLLPGSATYYGLLLIAEDRLNEGLGSLVNAAAIALAIAIGVNLGSETSRLFMRIPGAASAGSRAAAKRTRGY, via the coding sequence GTGGCGGAGGCCGACGGGGCGGAGGACAGGAAGCCCCAGTCCGACGAGGCGCACAGCGCCTTCACGCCGCCTCCGGGCATGGAGCCGGACACGGCCGACGACGACCAGCCCACCTCCGAGTTCGTCCGCCCGCCGAACACCGGTCCGGCCCCGCCCGAGCCGGAGGGCTCGGCCTTCGCCGCGCCGGCCACCTACAGCGCCGCGCAATCCCCTCCCGCCTACACCCCCGGCCAGGGCTTCCCCGCCGTCCGGCTGAAGGAGTCGCCCTGGCAGGACCGCATGCGCACGATGCTGCGCATGCCGGTCGACGTGCGCCCCGTACCGGACCTCGTGCAGCGGCCGAGCGAGGCGGGGCCCGCCGTGGGCCGCGTGCTCGACCTGACGCTGCGCATCGGCGAGCTGCTGCTGTCGGGCGGCGAGGGCTCCGAGGACGTGGAGGCGGCGATGTTCGCCGTGGCCCGCTCCTACGGGCTGGACCGCTGCGAGCCGACGGTCACCTTCACCATGCTGTCGATCACGCACCAGCCGTCGCTGGTCGACGATCCGGTCTCGGCGAGCCGGACGGTGCGCCGCCGGGGCACCGACTACACCCGTCTGGCGGCGGTGTTCCGGCTGGTGGCCGACATCAGCTCGCCGGACACCGACATCACGCTGGAAGAGGCCTACCGGCGCCTCGCCGAGATCCGGCGCAACCGGCACCCGTACCCCACGTGGGTGCTGACGGCGGCCGCGGGGCTGCTCGCCGGGGCCGCCTCGGTGCTGGTCGGCGGCCGGGTGCTGGTCTTCTGCGCGGCCGCGCTGGGCGCGGTCCTCGGTGACCGGCTCGCGTGGCTGTGCGCCGGGCGCGGGCTGCCGGAGTTCTACCAGTTCGTGGCCGCCGCGATGCCGCCGGCCGCCTTCGGGGTGGCGCTCAAGCTCGCGGAGATCGAGGACATCAAGGCCTCCGCCGTGATCACCGGCGGACTGTTCGCGCTGCTGCCCGGGCGGGCCCTGGTCGCGGCCGTGCAGGACGGCCTGACGGGCTTCTACATCACCGCGGCCGCCCGGCTCCTGGAGGTCATGTACCTCTTCATCGGCATCATCATGGGCGTACTGGTCGTGCTCTATCTCGGCCTCCAGCTGGGCGCCTCGCCCAAGCCGGAGGAGGTCCTCCAGATCACCGAGCGGCCGCTGATCCAGATCGCGGCGTCGATGGTGCTGGTCTTCACCTTCGCGATCCTGCTCCAGCAGGAACGCTCGACCGTCTGGATCGTGACCCTGAACGGCGGGGTGGCGTGGGTGACGTTCGGAGCGCTGCACTACGCGGGCGGGATCCCGCCCGTGCCGGCCACCGCCGTCGCGGCCGGACTGGTGGGCCTCTTCGGCCAGCTCTTCTCCCGCTACCGCTTCGCCTCCGCCCTGCCGTACGTCACGGCCGCCATCGGGCCGCTGCTGCCGGGTTCGGCGACGTACTACGGGCTGCTGCTGATCGCCGAGGACCGGCTCAACGAGGGGCTCGGCTCCCTGGTGAACGCCGCGGCCATCGCGCTGGCCATCGCGATCGGGGTCAACCTGGGGTCGGAGACCTCCCGGCTGTTCATGCGCATCCCGGGGGCGGCGAGCGCCGGAAGCCGCGCGGCGGCGAAGCGGACCCGGGGCTACTGA
- a CDS encoding VTT domain-containing protein, whose product MYTLALGPEWLSPDYLISHFGLIGILVIVFAESGLFAFLPGDSLLFTAGLLVADGQYIKQPLWLVCTLIVAAAIIGDQVGYMIGKFFGPKLFNRPNSKLFKRENLDKAHEFMDKHGPKAIVLARFVPIIRTFAPMVAGAGTMKYRTFLTYNIIGGIGWGAGVTVAGYWLGQISFIKDNVEPILVGIVLLSVIPVAFEVLKARKEAKAAAGRAPEAVAADDGTGPQAPGQRGRHAKR is encoded by the coding sequence GTGTATACGCTTGCGCTCGGCCCTGAGTGGCTGTCCCCGGACTACCTGATCTCGCACTTCGGTCTGATCGGCATCCTGGTCATCGTCTTCGCCGAGTCGGGTCTCTTCGCCTTCCTCCCCGGCGACTCCCTGCTGTTCACCGCCGGTCTGCTGGTCGCGGACGGGCAGTACATCAAGCAGCCGCTGTGGCTGGTCTGCACCCTCATCGTCGCCGCGGCCATCATCGGCGACCAGGTCGGCTACATGATCGGCAAGTTCTTCGGGCCGAAGCTCTTCAACCGTCCGAACTCCAAGCTCTTCAAGCGGGAGAACCTGGACAAGGCGCACGAGTTCATGGACAAGCACGGCCCCAAGGCCATCGTGCTCGCCCGCTTCGTGCCGATCATCCGCACCTTCGCCCCGATGGTCGCGGGCGCCGGCACGATGAAGTACCGCACCTTCCTCACCTACAACATCATCGGCGGCATCGGGTGGGGCGCGGGCGTCACCGTCGCGGGCTACTGGCTCGGGCAGATCTCCTTCATCAAGGACAACGTCGAGCCGATCCTCGTCGGCATCGTCCTGCTGTCCGTCATCCCGGTCGCCTTCGAGGTGCTGAAGGCCCGCAAGGAGGCCAAGGCGGCCGCCGGCCGGGCCCCGGAGGCCGTCGCCGCCGACGACGGCACCGGCCCGCAGGCCCCGGGTCAGCGCGGGCGCCACGCCAAGCGCTGA
- a CDS encoding MerR family transcriptional regulator — protein sequence MGYSVGQVAGFAGVTVRTLHHYDEIGLLSPSGRSSAGHRRYDDADLDRLQRILFYRELGFPLDEVAVLLDDPQSDPQEHLRRQHALLTDRIARLQQMAKAVEHAMEAKKMGINLTPEEKFEVFGDKDPERYAQEAEERWGDTEAYAESQRRAASYTKDDWQRIQDESAAWGRRYAAAMEAGEAADGERAMDLAEEHRLHIHTWFYDCPYEMHTCLGEMYVADERFTAFYDAMKPGFAAHLRNAILANAVRQV from the coding sequence ATGGGCTACTCCGTGGGCCAGGTCGCCGGTTTCGCCGGCGTCACGGTGCGCACCCTGCACCACTACGACGAGATCGGCCTGCTCTCCCCGAGCGGCCGCAGCAGCGCGGGACACCGGCGGTACGACGACGCCGACCTGGACCGGCTTCAGCGGATCCTGTTCTACCGGGAGCTCGGCTTCCCCCTCGACGAGGTCGCGGTCCTGCTGGACGACCCGCAGTCGGATCCACAGGAGCATCTGCGCCGGCAGCATGCCCTGCTGACCGACCGGATCGCCCGGCTCCAGCAGATGGCCAAGGCCGTTGAGCACGCCATGGAGGCGAAGAAGATGGGCATCAACCTCACGCCCGAGGAGAAGTTCGAGGTCTTCGGGGACAAGGACCCGGAGCGTTACGCACAGGAGGCCGAGGAGCGCTGGGGCGACACCGAGGCGTACGCCGAGTCGCAGCGCCGGGCGGCCTCGTACACCAAGGACGACTGGCAGCGGATCCAGGACGAGTCCGCCGCATGGGGCCGCCGCTACGCGGCGGCCATGGAGGCGGGCGAAGCCGCCGACGGCGAGCGTGCGATGGACCTCGCAGAGGAGCACCGCCTGCACATCCACACGTGGTTCTACGACTGCCCCTACGAGATGCACACCTGCCTCGGCGAGATGTACGTGGCGGACGAGCGCTTCACGGCGTTCTACGATGCGATGAAGCCGGGCTTCGCGGCGCACCTGCGCAACGCGATCCTCGCGAACGCCGTGCGCCAGGTGTAA
- a CDS encoding DinB family protein — translation MTQMSTEVLGDERGTLLAFVESQRAAIRGTLAGLDEEQAASRPSASELSLSGLLKHVAECELSWLRMAQRKPNERQRTEEDYANAFRLAEGESVASVLEFWDGIRQETEAFVAAVPSLDATFPLPPAPWFPKDAKVSVRWMLLHLVEEFARHAGHADIVRESIDGTKAMG, via the coding sequence ATGACTCAGATGTCCACCGAGGTCCTCGGCGACGAGCGCGGCACGCTCCTCGCCTTCGTCGAGTCCCAGCGCGCGGCGATCCGCGGGACGCTGGCCGGGCTGGACGAGGAGCAGGCGGCGAGCCGCCCCAGCGCCAGCGAGCTCAGCCTGTCCGGGCTGCTCAAGCACGTGGCCGAGTGCGAGCTGAGCTGGCTGCGCATGGCCCAGCGGAAGCCGAACGAACGGCAGCGCACCGAGGAGGACTACGCGAACGCCTTCCGGCTCGCCGAGGGCGAGTCCGTGGCCTCGGTCCTGGAGTTCTGGGACGGGATCCGACAGGAGACGGAGGCCTTCGTCGCCGCCGTCCCGAGCCTGGACGCCACCTTTCCGCTGCCGCCGGCGCCGTGGTTCCCGAAGGACGCCAAGGTCTCGGTCCGCTGGATGCTGCTGCACCTGGTGGAGGAGTTCGCCCGGCACGCGGGCCATGCGGACATCGTCCGCGAATCCATCGACGGCACCAAGGCCATGGGTTAG
- a CDS encoding aldehyde dehydrogenase family protein: protein MSIFSDLAHQYIDGEWLAGNGSWDIIDVNPYNGEKLAAITVATVEQVDRAYRGAERAQREWATTSPYIRRAVLERALRITEEREKEIVEAMIDELGGTRPKAEYEVHLAMEFIRESLQLAVRPEGRILPSPVEGKENRVQRLPVGVVTVISPFNFPFLVTLKSVAPALALGNAVVVKPNQNAPVVGGGVIAKIFEDAGLPAGLLNVLVTDIAEIGDALLTHPVPKVISFAGSDRVGRHVGAIAARHFKRTVLELSGNSALVVLDDADLDYAVDAAVFSRFVYQGQVCMAANRILVDASVAEEFTEKFTARVRGLRTGDPREADTHIGPLINSFQADALTALVDQAVESGAQALVRGSTRGNLVEPTVLAGIPEDSPLLGQEIFGPVALLVVFDGEDEAVRLANATPYGLSGAVHTRDVERGVRFAQRIETGMIHVNDSTIGDEPLAAFGGEKASGLGRLNGEATVEAFTTQKWISVQHGRTAFPF, encoded by the coding sequence ATGTCCATATTCAGCGACCTCGCTCACCAGTACATCGACGGCGAATGGCTGGCCGGCAACGGTTCGTGGGACATCATCGACGTCAACCCGTACAACGGTGAGAAGCTCGCGGCCATCACCGTGGCCACCGTCGAGCAGGTGGACCGGGCGTACCGCGGCGCCGAGCGCGCCCAGCGGGAGTGGGCCACGACCAGCCCGTACATCAGACGCGCGGTTCTGGAGCGCGCCCTGCGGATCACCGAGGAGCGCGAGAAGGAGATCGTCGAGGCGATGATCGACGAACTCGGCGGGACCCGTCCCAAGGCCGAGTACGAGGTCCACCTCGCGATGGAGTTCATCCGCGAGTCGCTCCAGCTGGCCGTCCGCCCCGAGGGCCGGATCCTGCCCTCGCCCGTGGAGGGCAAGGAGAACCGGGTCCAGCGGCTGCCCGTCGGCGTCGTGACCGTGATCAGCCCCTTCAACTTCCCCTTCCTGGTCACCCTGAAGTCGGTGGCGCCGGCCCTGGCCCTCGGCAACGCGGTCGTGGTCAAGCCGAACCAGAACGCCCCCGTCGTGGGCGGCGGCGTGATCGCCAAGATCTTCGAGGACGCGGGGCTTCCGGCCGGCCTGCTGAACGTGCTGGTCACCGACATCGCCGAGATAGGCGACGCGCTCCTGACGCACCCCGTCCCCAAGGTGATCTCCTTCGCCGGGTCGGACCGGGTCGGCCGGCACGTCGGCGCGATCGCCGCCCGCCACTTCAAGCGCACGGTCCTGGAGCTCAGCGGCAACAGTGCGCTCGTCGTCCTCGATGACGCCGACCTCGACTACGCGGTGGACGCGGCCGTCTTCAGCCGTTTCGTCTACCAGGGCCAGGTCTGCATGGCCGCCAACCGGATCCTGGTCGACGCGTCCGTCGCCGAGGAGTTCACGGAGAAGTTCACCGCCCGGGTGCGCGGCCTGAGGACGGGCGACCCGCGCGAGGCCGACACCCACATCGGCCCGCTGATCAACTCCTTCCAGGCCGACGCCCTGACCGCACTCGTGGACCAGGCCGTGGAATCCGGCGCGCAGGCACTCGTACGGGGGTCTACGCGCGGCAACCTGGTCGAGCCCACGGTGCTCGCCGGGATCCCCGAGGACTCCCCGCTCCTGGGCCAGGAGATCTTCGGCCCGGTGGCGCTGCTGGTGGTCTTCGACGGCGAGGACGAGGCGGTGCGGCTGGCCAACGCGACCCCGTACGGGCTCAGCGGCGCCGTGCACACCCGGGACGTGGAGCGGGGCGTCCGCTTCGCCCAGCGCATCGAGACGGGGATGATCCACGTCAACGACTCCACGATCGGGGACGAACCGCTGGCCGCGTTCGGCGGCGAGAAGGCCTCGGGCCTGGGCAGGCTCAACGGCGAGGCCACGGTCGAGGCGTTCACCACCCAGAAGTGGATCTCCGTTCAGCATGGGCGGACCGCCTTCCCGTTCTGA
- a CDS encoding helix-turn-helix transcriptional regulator gives MGRAVRVTAEASGSVVRRILLGSQLRRLRESRGITREAAGYSIRASESKISRLELGRVSFKARDVEDLLTLYGVTDSTERESLLGLVREANATGWWHSYGDVLPGWFQTYIGLEGAASLIRIYEVQFVHGLLQTEAYAHAVVSRGMPGATAAEIDRRVALRLERQKVLVSENAPVFHAVLDEAALRRPYGDRNVMRGQLEHLIEVSERPNVQLQVMPFSFGGHAGESGAFTLLRFPESDLQDIVYLEQLTSALYLDKGEEVGQYERAMERLQADCPDPDRTRDLLRGLLQLS, from the coding sequence ATGGGGAGGGCAGTACGAGTGACCGCAGAAGCAAGCGGTTCTGTGGTGCGCCGCATCCTCCTGGGCTCCCAGCTCAGGCGACTCCGAGAATCCCGCGGCATCACCCGTGAGGCGGCCGGCTACTCGATCCGCGCATCCGAATCGAAGATCAGCCGCTTGGAGTTGGGAAGGGTGAGCTTCAAGGCGCGGGACGTCGAGGACCTCCTCACGCTCTACGGAGTAACGGACAGCACCGAGCGCGAGTCCCTGCTGGGTCTGGTGCGCGAGGCGAACGCGACCGGCTGGTGGCACAGTTACGGCGACGTGCTGCCGGGCTGGTTCCAGACCTACATCGGTCTGGAGGGTGCCGCGTCGCTCATCCGGATCTACGAGGTGCAGTTCGTCCACGGCCTGCTCCAGACGGAGGCCTACGCCCACGCCGTCGTCAGTCGCGGCATGCCCGGCGCCACCGCCGCCGAGATCGACCGCCGCGTCGCGCTGCGCCTGGAGCGGCAGAAGGTGCTCGTCTCCGAGAACGCACCCGTCTTCCACGCCGTGCTCGACGAGGCCGCGCTGCGCCGCCCGTACGGCGACCGCAACGTCATGCGCGGTCAGCTGGAGCACCTCATCGAGGTCTCGGAGCGGCCCAACGTGCAGCTCCAGGTGATGCCCTTCTCCTTCGGCGGGCACGCGGGCGAGAGCGGAGCCTTCACCCTGCTCCGCTTCCCCGAGTCCGACCTCCAGGACATCGTCTATCTGGAACAGCTCACCAGTGCCCTCTACCTGGACAAGGGCGAGGAAGTGGGGCAGTACGAACGGGCCATGGAGCGCCTCCAGGCCGACTGCCCCGATCCCGACCGGACCAGGGATCTTCTTCGCGGCCTACTCCAACTGTCTTGA
- a CDS encoding ATP-binding protein has protein sequence MLEPLRQGLPPVDPTAVSGSASCALPARFDAVRGARTFTRSTLSQWGLDDRFDDVALVVSELVTNALRHALPEESRGPDAEPGPPVRLHLMRWSTRLVCAVRDPSEDRPGGAFSPERTEENVDLESGRGLFLVDSYSDSWGWHPLAGRLTGKVVWALFLLHD, from the coding sequence ATGCTCGAGCCGTTACGGCAGGGGCTTCCCCCGGTCGACCCCACGGCTGTCTCCGGGTCCGCCTCATGCGCTCTGCCCGCGCGGTTCGACGCGGTGCGCGGCGCCCGCACTTTCACCCGCTCGACGCTGTCCCAGTGGGGCCTCGACGACCGCTTCGACGACGTGGCCCTGGTCGTCTCCGAGCTCGTCACCAACGCCCTGCGCCATGCCCTGCCCGAGGAGTCGCGGGGGCCGGACGCCGAGCCGGGGCCGCCGGTGCGGCTGCACCTGATGCGGTGGAGCACCCGGCTGGTGTGCGCGGTGCGCGACCCCAGCGAGGACCGGCCCGGCGGGGCGTTCTCGCCGGAGCGGACCGAGGAGAACGTCGACCTGGAGTCCGGGCGCGGACTGTTCCTGGTGGACTCGTACAGCGACAGCTGGGGCTGGCACCCGCTGGCGGGGCGGCTGACCGGCAAGGTGGTCTGGGCACTGTTCCTGCTCCACGACTGA
- a CDS encoding DUF397 domain-containing protein, which yields MDHAYNGMAAAELASLFELTWQKSRHSNSQGSCVEFAKLPGGDVAMRNSRFPDGPALVYTPAEIEALLLGVKDGEFDHLIG from the coding sequence GTGGACCACGCGTACAACGGGATGGCAGCTGCAGAACTCGCTTCCTTGTTTGAGCTGACGTGGCAGAAGAGCAGACACAGCAACTCGCAGGGTTCCTGCGTGGAGTTCGCGAAGCTGCCGGGAGGCGACGTCGCCATGCGCAATTCGCGCTTCCCGGACGGTCCGGCGCTCGTCTACACGCCGGCCGAGATAGAAGCCCTGCTCCTGGGCGTCAAGGACGGCGAGTTCGATCATCTGATCGGCTGA
- the tatA gene encoding Sec-independent protein translocase subunit TatA translates to MLRNAVQPWHLLIVLVVLLLVFGSKKLPDMARSLGRSMRILKSEARALRTDETP, encoded by the coding sequence TTGCTCCGCAACGCCGTCCAGCCCTGGCACCTGCTCATCGTCCTGGTGGTCCTGCTGCTGGTGTTCGGTTCCAAGAAGCTGCCCGACATGGCCCGCTCACTGGGGCGGTCGATGCGCATCCTGAAGTCGGAGGCCCGGGCCCTGCGCACGGACGAGACCCCGTAG